One window of Nymphaea colorata isolate Beijing-Zhang1983 chromosome 11, ASM883128v2, whole genome shotgun sequence genomic DNA carries:
- the LOC116264968 gene encoding probable plastid-lipid-associated protein 8, chloroplastic isoform X1, translated as MASVPMFSTVGGSKIPSHIHSPYLSAPPSSSASICCLPTSSHRHRIGRKIMATSAVPAASPLQARPTPEDLASKILSKVIKTDRGVLLSKDEHREVAEVAQELGKFCIAEPVKSPLIFGEWDVVYCSNPTSPGGGYRSAIGRLVFKANEMVQTVEAPDVVRNRVGFSAFGFIDGEVSLKGKLIVLDERWIQVIFEAPKLKVGQLEFQYGGQSEVKLQITYLDEKDQCSATSESWASGIWALRNKSKRVKGPSSSSSKQCHHHLRVQTAVFSCQYRNEHKHHMAIE; from the exons ATGGCTTCCGTCCCCATGTTCTCAACGGTTGGAGGTTCCAAGATCCCGAGTCATATCCATTCTCCATATCTGTCAgcaccaccatcatcatcagcatCAATCTGCTGTCTTCCTACTAGTTCCCACCGTCATAGGATTGGCCGGAAAATTATGGCGACCTCTGCTGTGCCGGCTGCATCACCATTGCAGGCACGTCCGACACCGGAAGATCTAGCCTCCAAAATTCTTTCGAAG GTAATCAAAACTGATAGAGGTGTCTTGTTGAGCAAAGATGAGCACAGAGAGGTGGCAGAAGTCGCTCAAGAGTTGGGGAAATTCTGCATAGCAGAGCCCGTCAAGTCTCCACTCATTTTTGGCG AATGGGATGTGGTATACTGTTCAAACCCAACATCACCTGGAGGTGGTTACAGAAGTGCCATAGGCCGCCTTGTGTTCAAGGCAAATGAAATGGTACAGACTGTTGAAGCTCCTGATGTTGTCCGAAACAGAGTGGGGTTTTCTgcatttggttttattgatggaGAGGTCTCCCTGAAAG GTAAGTTGATTGTGCTGGATGAAAGATGGATCCAAGTTATTTTTGAAGCACCAAAACTAAAGGTTGGCCAACTGGAGTTCCAATATGGGGGTCAGAGTGAAGTGAAGCTGCAGATTACTTATCTTGATGAGAAG GATCAGTGTTCTGCAACTTCTGAAAGTTGGGCTTCTGGGATTTGGGCGCTGAGAAATAAGAGCAAAAGAG TGAAAGGACcatcgtcttcatcatcaaagCAGTGTCACCACCACTTGAGAGTTCAGACGGCCGTTTTCTCTTGCCAATACCGGAACGAGCACAAGCATCACATGGCCATCGAGTAA
- the LOC116264968 gene encoding probable plastid-lipid-associated protein 8, chloroplastic isoform X2 gives MASVPMFSTVGGSKIPSHIHSPYLSAPPSSSASICCLPTSSHRHRIGRKIMATSAVPAASPLQARPTPEDLASKILSKVIKTDRGVLLSKDEHREVAEVAQELGKFCIAEPVKSPLIFGEWDVVYCSNPTSPGGGYRSAIGRLVFKANEMVQTVEAPDVVRNRVGFSAFGFIDGEVSLKGKLIVLDERWIQVIFEAPKLKVGQLEFQYGGQSEVKLQITYLDEKDQCSATSESWASGIWALRNKSKRGSFSREMC, from the exons ATGGCTTCCGTCCCCATGTTCTCAACGGTTGGAGGTTCCAAGATCCCGAGTCATATCCATTCTCCATATCTGTCAgcaccaccatcatcatcagcatCAATCTGCTGTCTTCCTACTAGTTCCCACCGTCATAGGATTGGCCGGAAAATTATGGCGACCTCTGCTGTGCCGGCTGCATCACCATTGCAGGCACGTCCGACACCGGAAGATCTAGCCTCCAAAATTCTTTCGAAG GTAATCAAAACTGATAGAGGTGTCTTGTTGAGCAAAGATGAGCACAGAGAGGTGGCAGAAGTCGCTCAAGAGTTGGGGAAATTCTGCATAGCAGAGCCCGTCAAGTCTCCACTCATTTTTGGCG AATGGGATGTGGTATACTGTTCAAACCCAACATCACCTGGAGGTGGTTACAGAAGTGCCATAGGCCGCCTTGTGTTCAAGGCAAATGAAATGGTACAGACTGTTGAAGCTCCTGATGTTGTCCGAAACAGAGTGGGGTTTTCTgcatttggttttattgatggaGAGGTCTCCCTGAAAG GTAAGTTGATTGTGCTGGATGAAAGATGGATCCAAGTTATTTTTGAAGCACCAAAACTAAAGGTTGGCCAACTGGAGTTCCAATATGGGGGTCAGAGTGAAGTGAAGCTGCAGATTACTTATCTTGATGAGAAG GATCAGTGTTCTGCAACTTCTGAAAGTTGGGCTTCTGGGATTTGGGCGCTGAGAAATAAGAGCAAAAGAG GTAGTTTCTCAAGAGAAATGTGTTAA
- the LOC116264969 gene encoding uncharacterized protein LOC116264969 has product MSVVMADQLRFAVSFLLLLLAVVSRPSACVPESNPSVIRLPEGISGESSSVPSERVESSISCPVKCFTTNPVCGADGVTYWCGPADAFCSGTEVVKLGFCEVGNGGNGAFPGQAFLLIHIIWLVVLGFHFLLGFF; this is encoded by the coding sequence ATGTCCGTTGTTATGGCTGATCAACTACGGTTTGCGGTCTCCTTCCTGCTGCTTCTTCTTGCCGTCGTTTCCCGGCCGTCCGCATGTGTGCCAGAGAGTAATCCTTCGGTTATCCGCTTGCCGGAGGGAATTTCTGGGGAGAGCTCCTCTGTGCCTTCTGAGCGTGTTGAGTCGTCAATTTCTTGCCCGGTCAAGTGCTTCACCACGAATCCCGTCTGCGGCGCCGACGGCGTCACATATTGGTGCGGCCCTGCCGATGCATTCTGTTCGGGCACCGAGGTCGTCAAACTAGGGTTTTGCGAAGTTGGTAATGGTGGAAATGGGGCGTTCCCTGGTCAGGCCTTCCTTCTAATACACATCATATGGCTCGTCGTGCTAGGGTTTCACTTTCTGCTGGGGTTCTTCTGA
- the LOC116263501 gene encoding oxysterol-binding protein-related protein 4C-like, with the protein MGEDDAEAAMLIEPILTAPATLDGNSAADHRAPGLVPRILTLFKSVRPGSDLTKFQLPPIFNMPKSQLQSYGECVYCIGQDLIGKCVEGKNALERFTAVVAWCISTTRPVMFGMAPFNPILGETHHVSRGDLNVLLEQISHHPPVSALHATDEKRGIELIWCHTPLPRFTGAAVEGAIQGKRKLNLWNYSENYEMNCPKLMIRFLPVPVVEWVGNITVRCPDSGLEATLSFKGQSFLGFGGNRAVKGKIIDSLTRNLIYELDGHWDRVITKKEVDTGKVSTLYDARETLAAMKTPMLKDAKGLQPTESCLVWSEVSKGILANDWEGAREAKRRIEERERRLQGERTAKGISWSPKYFNVVKTKDNEWDCFPKRPLVAAAPIVVSP; encoded by the exons ATG GGGGAGGACGATGCAGAGGCAGCAATGTTGATCGAGCCCATCTTGACCGCACCGGCCACGCTGGACGGCAACTCGGCCGCCGACCACAGGGCGCCCGGCCTCGTCCCCAGGATCCTCACCCTCTTCAAGTCCGTCCGCCCCGGCTCCGACCTCACCAAGTTCCAG CTTCCCCCTATATTCAACATGCCAAAATCTCAGCTCCAGTCATATGGGGAGTGTGTATACTGCATCGGGCAGGATCTTATTGGCAAGTGTGTTGAAGGAAAGAACGCCTTGGAGAGATTCACTGCAGTGGTTGCCTGGTGCATCTCTACTACTAGGCCGGTTATGTTTGGCATGGCTCCTTTCAACCCAATACTTGGAGAAACTCATCATGTTTCCAGGGGAGACCTCAATGTCTTGCTTGAGCAG ATCTCGCATCATCCACCAGTGTCAGCCCTTCATGCAACAGACGAGAAGAGAGGCATTGAATTGATCTGGTGTCATACTCCTCTCCCAAGGTTCACGg GGGCTGCAGTTGAAGGTGCAATCCAGGGGAAAAGGAAGCTAAACTTGTGGAATTATAGTGAGAATTATGAGATGAACTGTCCCAAACTCATGATCAGGTTTCTGCCGGTTCCGGTGGTGGAATGGGTTGGAAATATAACAGTTCGATGCCCAGATTCTGGCTTGGAAGCCACTCTGAGTTTCAAAGGGCAGTCGTTTTTGGGCTTTGGAGGGAACAGAGCTGTCAAAGGAAAAATTATTGATTCATTGACAAGGAATCTGATCTATGAGCTAGACGGCCACTGGGATAG GGTGATAACCAAGAAGGAAGTAGACACTGGCAAAGTCTCTACTTTGTATGATGCAAGAGAAACTTTAGCTGCAATGAAAACTCCCATGCTCAAGGATGCTAAG GGGTTGCAGCCAACAGAATCATGTTTGGTCTGGTCAGAAGTGAGCAAAGGGATATTGGCGAACGACTGGGAGGGGGCTAGAGAGGCCAAGAGGAGGAttgaggagagggagagaaggttGCAGGGAGAAAGAACGGCTAAAGGGATCTCATGGTCGCCCAAGTACTTCAACGTAGTGAAGACCAAGGACAATGAGTGGGATTGCTTTCCAAAGCGACCCCTAGTTGCTGCTGCACCTATTGTAGTCTCACCATGA